Proteins co-encoded in one Leucobacter exalbidus genomic window:
- the gluQRS gene encoding tRNA glutamyl-Q(34) synthetase GluQRS — MSLPGPQATPVLPRPLANEVAPEACGAGRYAPSPSGDLHLGNLRTALIAWLFARSTGRKFLMRIEDLDRARDAGSAADQLADLARLGLDWDGEAVLQTGQAAAHTAAIAQLAAAGLVYECTCTRRDILAAPTAPHAPPGAYPGTCRDRTPAEREAARAAIAPRTPALRLRVPDGALAPAFTDLVLGETRGDIDDFVLQRGDGTVAYNLAVVVDDAAMGVDQIVRGADLAPSTPRQILLQRLLDLPSPPRVSYAHVPLVLGPTGARLAKRDGAVTLRELEAGGASAAAVLSQLAASIGIAAAGESVTCAQLVARFDPAELSTEPWTWNGESPAS, encoded by the coding sequence ATGTCATTGCCGGGCCCACAAGCCACCCCCGTTTTGCCCCGCCCCCTGGCCAACGAAGTCGCCCCCGAGGCATGCGGAGCTGGCCGCTACGCCCCGAGCCCCTCAGGAGATTTGCACCTGGGCAACCTGCGCACCGCGCTGATTGCATGGTTGTTCGCACGCTCCACCGGCCGCAAATTTCTGATGCGTATCGAAGATCTCGATCGTGCCCGCGATGCCGGATCGGCCGCCGATCAGCTCGCAGACCTGGCCCGGTTGGGGTTGGACTGGGATGGGGAGGCGGTGTTGCAGACGGGGCAAGCGGCCGCACACACCGCCGCGATTGCGCAGCTAGCTGCCGCGGGGCTCGTCTACGAGTGCACCTGCACACGGCGCGATATTCTGGCGGCTCCGACGGCGCCGCACGCGCCTCCCGGGGCATACCCCGGCACCTGCCGCGACCGCACACCCGCCGAACGCGAGGCAGCGCGGGCAGCGATCGCCCCGCGCACGCCAGCGCTGCGGCTGCGCGTGCCCGATGGCGCGCTCGCGCCAGCATTCACCGATCTCGTGCTGGGGGAGACCCGCGGCGATATCGATGATTTTGTGCTGCAGCGTGGCGACGGCACCGTCGCCTATAACCTCGCCGTCGTGGTCGATGACGCCGCGATGGGTGTGGACCAGATCGTGCGCGGCGCAGACCTTGCCCCCTCAACGCCGCGGCAGATTCTGCTGCAGCGACTGCTCGACCTGCCGTCGCCGCCCCGCGTGAGCTACGCCCACGTGCCGCTCGTGCTCGGCCCCACCGGGGCACGGCTTGCTAAACGCGACGGCGCGGTGACGCTGCGCGAGCTCGAAGCGGGCGGGGCCTCGGCCGCCGCTGTGCTGTCGCAGCTTGCGGCCTCGATCGGCATTGCGGCAGCGGGCGAGAGCGTCACCTGCGCCCAGCTCGTGGCCCGGTTTGACCCCGCCGAGCTCTCTACCGAGCCCTGGACGTGGAATGGCGAAAGCCCCGCGAGCTAA
- the ybaK gene encoding Cys-tRNA(Pro) deacylase, with protein MAKKASKTAKAGASTPATVELTRAGIAFTARSYAHDPDETDFGGEAARELGIDAARVFKTLLVDVDGALAVAVVPVSGKLDLKAIAAARAGKKAVMADPALAERKTGYVRGGISPLGQKTRLPTVIDESARAHATVLVSGGKRGFDIEITPADLAKACGATWAEIGRE; from the coding sequence ATGGCGAAGAAAGCATCAAAGACGGCCAAGGCTGGCGCATCAACACCCGCGACCGTTGAACTGACCCGCGCAGGCATTGCGTTTACCGCACGCAGCTACGCACACGATCCTGACGAAACCGATTTTGGTGGGGAAGCCGCCCGCGAGCTCGGTATTGATGCCGCCCGCGTATTCAAGACGCTGCTGGTGGACGTCGACGGTGCGCTTGCGGTCGCTGTCGTGCCTGTAAGCGGCAAACTCGACTTGAAAGCTATCGCTGCTGCCCGGGCCGGCAAAAAGGCCGTGATGGCCGATCCTGCGCTCGCTGAGCGCAAAACGGGGTACGTGCGGGGCGGCATCAGTCCGCTGGGGCAGAAGACTCGACTCCCAACAGTGATCGATGAGTCTGCGCGCGCGCATGCCACCGTGCTCGTCTCAGGTGGCAAACGAGGCTTTGACATCGAAATTACGCCAGCAGACCTCGCAAAAGCGTGCGGGGCCACCTGGGCCGAAATTGGGCGCGAATAG
- a CDS encoding FAD-binding oxidoreductase: MDDLQTLRQQLGDRLVTEPGRVAQHAHDSSRAEPAGTPLALVEASSTADVAAALAWAHAHAVPVSVRGAGTGLAGGANAYDGGLIVSLAGMNQILSIDQNERVAVVQPGVITAELDAAARLEGLFYPPDPASARSCTIGGNIATNAGGLRCVAHGVTRDAVAALEVVLADGRVLRTGSRTRKNVVGYDLTSLMVGSEGTLGIVTEATVRLKPVPLGTPCSFRASFDDLDSAGRAVTAIVGGAATPEVLELMDAASVEIIESFQPSGLTVPRGAMLVGQTVGVTAAAQAAAIAETCVAHGATETEVSDSDALIEARRLSNPALTARGLKISCDVGVPVARLAEIFHGITEISRTHDRLVSTVAHAGDGNLHSTVDCADDDIAAADAVLDDITRLALALGGTITGEHGVGSVKLHELPWQLDEVSRATQAAIKQALDPRGILTPGRGI; the protein is encoded by the coding sequence ATGGATGATTTGCAGACGCTGCGGCAGCAGCTGGGTGACCGGCTCGTGACTGAGCCTGGCCGGGTGGCGCAGCACGCGCACGATTCTTCGCGGGCCGAGCCCGCGGGCACCCCGCTCGCGCTCGTCGAGGCTTCTTCGACCGCTGATGTCGCTGCCGCGCTTGCGTGGGCGCACGCGCACGCGGTGCCGGTCAGTGTGCGGGGCGCAGGCACGGGGCTCGCCGGCGGCGCGAATGCGTACGATGGCGGGCTGATTGTGTCGCTCGCGGGCATGAACCAGATTCTTTCGATCGATCAGAACGAACGCGTCGCCGTGGTGCAGCCCGGCGTGATTACGGCTGAGCTTGACGCCGCGGCCAGGCTCGAGGGACTGTTTTATCCGCCCGATCCCGCGAGCGCCCGCAGCTGCACCATCGGCGGCAACATCGCGACCAACGCTGGCGGGCTGCGCTGCGTAGCCCACGGTGTTACGCGTGATGCGGTGGCCGCCCTCGAGGTCGTGCTTGCCGACGGGCGTGTGCTGCGCACCGGATCGCGCACCCGCAAAAACGTTGTCGGGTATGACCTCACCAGCCTGATGGTGGGGTCAGAGGGCACCCTCGGCATCGTCACCGAGGCCACCGTCAGGTTGAAGCCGGTGCCGCTGGGCACACCGTGCAGTTTTCGTGCCTCGTTCGACGACCTTGACTCGGCGGGGCGGGCCGTGACCGCGATTGTGGGCGGCGCGGCCACCCCCGAGGTACTCGAACTCATGGATGCGGCGAGTGTCGAAATCATCGAGTCGTTTCAGCCCAGCGGGCTGACGGTGCCGCGCGGGGCGATGCTCGTGGGCCAGACGGTGGGGGTGACCGCGGCCGCGCAGGCCGCTGCGATCGCCGAGACCTGTGTGGCGCACGGGGCGACCGAAACCGAGGTGTCTGACTCAGACGCCCTGATCGAGGCCCGCAGGCTGTCAAACCCGGCGCTCACGGCGCGAGGCCTGAAGATCTCGTGCGATGTCGGGGTGCCGGTGGCCCGGCTTGCCGAGATCTTTCACGGCATCACCGAGATTTCGCGCACCCATGACCGGCTCGTGTCAACGGTGGCGCACGCCGGCGACGGTAACCTGCACAGCACAGTCGACTGCGCCGATGACGATATCGCGGCGGCCGATGCGGTGCTTGATGACATCACCCGCCTCGCGCTCGCCCTCGGTGGCACGATCACCGGCGAGCACGGGGTGGGCTCGGTGAAACTGCACGAGCTGCCGTGGCAGCTCGATGAGGTATCGCGGGCGACGCAGGCGGCGATCAAGCAGGCGCTCGATCCGCGCGGCATTCTGACACCGGGGCGCGGCATCTAG
- the pdxY gene encoding pyridoxal kinase PdxY — MRILSIQSSVAYGHVGNSAAVFPLQRIGVDVMPVHTVCFSNHTGYGAWRGPLISGADVTEIVTGIEERGGLDQVDAVLSGYQGSDSIGDAILDAVARVKHHNPAAIYACDPVLGNAKSGCHVAPEVQNLIRDRVVPAADLITPNQFELGFLTGTTPDSLESTLAAADLARERGPRTVLVTSVERPEREPGTLEMMTVTDDGAWLVATPQLPLKANGSGDVTAALFTAHFLRTGDAAAALSRTTASVYSLLEATLASGERELQLVAAQEAYAHPDERFSVRRVR; from the coding sequence ATGCGTATTCTCTCCATCCAGTCTTCGGTCGCGTACGGGCACGTGGGTAACTCTGCCGCGGTGTTTCCGCTGCAGCGCATCGGCGTCGATGTGATGCCCGTGCACACCGTGTGCTTTTCGAACCACACCGGGTACGGTGCGTGGCGCGGGCCGCTGATCTCGGGCGCTGATGTCACCGAGATTGTGACCGGCATTGAAGAGCGCGGCGGCCTCGATCAGGTCGACGCCGTACTCTCGGGCTACCAAGGCAGCGACAGCATCGGTGACGCGATTCTCGATGCGGTGGCCCGGGTGAAGCACCACAATCCCGCAGCGATCTATGCGTGCGATCCGGTGCTGGGGAACGCGAAGTCGGGCTGCCACGTGGCCCCCGAGGTGCAGAACCTGATTCGTGACCGGGTCGTGCCCGCCGCCGATCTCATCACCCCCAACCAGTTTGAGCTGGGTTTTCTGACCGGCACCACCCCCGATTCACTCGAGTCGACACTCGCCGCCGCCGATCTTGCGCGCGAACGCGGCCCCCGCACCGTGCTGGTCACGAGCGTTGAGCGGCCCGAGCGTGAGCCGGGCACCCTCGAAATGATGACCGTCACCGATGACGGTGCGTGGCTGGTGGCGACCCCGCAGTTGCCGCTCAAGGCCAACGGTTCGGGGGATGTGACTGCGGCGCTGTTCACCGCACATTTCTTGCGCACCGGCGATGCCGCGGCCGCGCTGTCGCGCACGACCGCGAGCGTGTACTCACTGCTCGAGGCAACGCTGGCCTCAGGCGAGCGCGAACTGCAGCTCGTCGCGGCGCAAGAGGCGTACGCGCACCCCGATGAGCGGTTCTCGGTGCGCCGGGTGCGCTAA
- a CDS encoding spore germination protein GerW family protein — MAHLTKQIADTVTQVGVHAAYGDPVELGGATIMPVACASYGFGAGEGDAGAEGASGEGSGGGGGGFAIPVGAYVSRDGATRFEPNLIALIAVAVPFVCVAGRALARIIRALKK, encoded by the coding sequence ATGGCACACCTCACGAAGCAGATTGCAGACACTGTCACCCAGGTCGGCGTACACGCAGCCTATGGCGACCCCGTAGAACTCGGTGGCGCGACCATCATGCCGGTGGCGTGCGCGTCATACGGTTTCGGCGCGGGCGAAGGCGATGCGGGTGCCGAGGGCGCCTCGGGCGAGGGCTCGGGCGGTGGCGGTGGCGGGTTCGCTATTCCCGTGGGGGCATACGTCTCACGCGATGGCGCGACCCGGTTCGAACCGAACCTGATCGCACTGATCGCGGTCGCCGTGCCCTTCGTATGCGTGGCCGGCCGCGCGCTCGCACGCATCATTAGGGCGCTCAAGAAGTAG
- a CDS encoding DEAD/DEAH box helicase, translating into MTDSDQGLHLPGTSAAEQLPPAYPERAAHGTAGTLRAWQEEAIRRYLEASPRDFLASATPGAGKTTFALRLAAILRSNHTVTQIIVVAPTEHLKNQWADAAARAGIRLNPDYSNADGLGYGRHYHGVVVTYAQVAMKPVQHRLLTENADTLVIMDEVHHGGDALSWGDAIREAYGSARRRLSLTGTPFRSDEAPIPFVQYAPQGDGSRVSLTDYDYGYGRALADGIVRPVIFMVYAGKMRWQTSTGEEMEAALGEGNTKDVTSQAWRTALDPSGDWIAKVLSAADRRLTEVRQQIPDAGGLVIATDHASAKAYAYQLREITGEPVALILSDDTGASERIDDFSQDTSRWMVAVRMVSEGVDVPRLAVGVYATSSSTPLFFAQAIGRFVRSRRRGEVASVFIPNVPALMQLAQELEKERNHVLEGPKSAEDMWDAEAAMMNEAEREDKASSELLDQEFTYQALGSDAHFDRAVFDGVEFGGYAEVETEEELDFLGFPGLLEPQEVKALLQARQSRQAKRSAAKQGILEHAPDKAEAPEALHRTLGEQRKLLSQLVGMYSRVSGEPHKDVHTELRRVCGGPAVAQASVTQLQKRIELLRRRLRP; encoded by the coding sequence GTGACAGATTCGGATCAAGGCTTGCATCTTCCAGGTACGAGTGCCGCCGAACAGCTCCCTCCCGCGTATCCCGAGCGCGCCGCGCACGGTACCGCAGGCACTCTGCGCGCGTGGCAGGAGGAAGCAATTCGGCGGTACCTCGAGGCTTCGCCACGCGATTTTCTTGCTTCGGCGACCCCCGGCGCAGGTAAAACCACGTTCGCGCTCAGGCTCGCGGCAATCTTGCGCTCCAACCACACGGTGACCCAAATCATCGTGGTGGCCCCCACCGAGCACCTCAAGAACCAGTGGGCCGATGCCGCGGCGCGCGCAGGTATTCGGTTGAACCCCGACTATTCGAACGCCGATGGGCTCGGCTACGGCCGTCACTATCACGGCGTGGTCGTGACGTATGCGCAGGTCGCGATGAAGCCGGTGCAGCACCGGTTGCTCACCGAGAATGCCGACACGCTCGTCATCATGGACGAGGTGCACCACGGCGGCGACGCGCTCAGCTGGGGTGACGCAATTCGCGAGGCGTACGGGTCGGCCAGGCGCAGGCTATCGCTTACCGGTACCCCGTTTCGCTCAGACGAAGCGCCCATTCCGTTCGTGCAGTACGCGCCGCAGGGCGACGGCTCGCGTGTCTCGCTGACCGACTACGACTATGGCTATGGCAGGGCGCTGGCCGACGGCATCGTGCGCCCCGTGATCTTTATGGTCTACGCCGGCAAGATGCGGTGGCAAACGTCAACCGGCGAAGAAATGGAAGCGGCCCTCGGCGAGGGCAACACGAAAGACGTCACGAGTCAGGCCTGGCGCACCGCGCTCGACCCCTCGGGTGACTGGATCGCGAAGGTGCTCAGCGCCGCCGACCGCAGGCTCACCGAGGTGCGACAGCAGATTCCTGACGCCGGCGGGCTCGTGATCGCCACCGATCACGCCTCGGCGAAGGCCTACGCCTACCAACTGCGCGAGATTACCGGCGAACCAGTGGCGCTGATTCTGTCTGACGACACCGGGGCGTCTGAACGTATCGACGACTTCTCGCAGGACACCTCGCGCTGGATGGTCGCCGTGCGCATGGTGTCTGAGGGCGTTGACGTGCCGAGGCTCGCCGTGGGCGTGTATGCGACCAGCTCATCGACGCCGCTGTTCTTTGCACAGGCCATCGGCCGGTTCGTGCGGTCGCGGCGACGCGGCGAGGTGGCATCGGTGTTCATTCCGAACGTGCCCGCCCTGATGCAGCTCGCACAAGAGCTGGAAAAAGAGCGCAACCACGTGCTCGAAGGCCCCAAGAGCGCTGAAGACATGTGGGACGCCGAGGCCGCCATGATGAATGAGGCCGAACGCGAAGACAAAGCCTCATCTGAACTGCTGGATCAAGAGTTCACGTATCAAGCGCTCGGCTCAGACGCGCACTTCGACCGGGCCGTATTCGACGGCGTGGAGTTCGGCGGGTACGCCGAGGTGGAAACCGAGGAAGAACTCGATTTTCTCGGGTTTCCGGGGCTGCTTGAACCCCAAGAGGTGAAAGCGCTGTTGCAGGCCAGGCAGTCGCGGCAGGCCAAGCGCAGTGCCGCGAAGCAGGGCATCCTTGAGCACGCGCCAGACAAGGCCGAAGCGCCCGAGGCGCTGCACCGCACCCTGGGGGAGCAGCGCAAGCTTCTCTCGCAGCTCGTGGGCATGTACTCACGCGTCTCGGGGGAGCCCCACAAAGACGTACACACCGAGTTGCGTCGCGTCTGTGGCGGGCCCGCCGTGGCGCAGGCCTCGGTGACCCAGCTGCAGAAGCGCATTGAGCTGCTGCGCCGCCGCCTGCGCCCGTAG
- a CDS encoding DEAD/DEAH box helicase: MNASQPRPEASPAGPAAQPQAGAGWRAQLERLVTQQPEDRSQQEALNPEAGPTAQLALQFERRELIPRTADRWNGPTSRSVKPGQEAGSDVYRLATRPALRTARGWARGNLTWSNIGHQGSRLNLDDAQQRWFRQIFALHRAATVITVGQDANWMFLDDFVSPALWALLHQADELGIALVAAGPHTPVQLHASAELTLDAATGPEGALTLQPRLSLDGEPATLRGSGAIADHGLYTASSEAAREIHLAPVAGGLSAAEISLLTAGTAKREALEFVVPAAEREAFLADGLPALRQRFQIGSADSSAALPAPLPRTARLTAAWRNGHRLTLSWSLTGDAGAPAPQLARLLPSELIDAELIPAEWAAEAPNSPELPGPVELRGADAAEFLHRAVPALEHIEGIEVRVTGNAPAYRSETATPKLTVTTVPSEKEDWFDLGVLITVDGKTVPFALLFRALAKGAKKLLLIDHSYLYLNHPAFAPLAELIAEGQDLDEWDAGIRLSRHQAAFLAGFEDVAEESAAATQWRALVRGLHNEYPEPVEVPGGIKAELRPYQRAGFHWLAFLWRNRLGGILADDMGLGKTLQCLTLITWAKEGAHRPDSASTIAPERRPFLVVAPTSVMSNWAAEAERFAPGLRVRVRTATEATSGRSVRADAAEADLIVTSYALFRLDYEKYRAAAEDPDQGIAGLILDEAQFVKNGHAVGNELAEQLPVAWKLAVTGTPMENSLRELHSIAKIVAPGLFPSARKFEEVYVRAIERPVAGVSVGRGAGSGPAAQGELRATRIAELRRKLQPFMLRRSKDLVATELPEKQEQVLEIELDPAHRQLYDAFLQRERQKLYGLIADLDRHRFTVFRSLTLLRMLALDASLIDDQYAELPSAKLEALAEHAVELAQEGRRTLVFSQFTSFLDRARTRLERAGVRTVTLDGSTRGRDAVIEQFRAGEADVFLISLKAGGVGLNLTEADTVFLLDPWWNPASEAQAIDRTHRIGQQKPVHVLRMIALGTIEEKVLELQRRKRALFDAVVDDEELFAQGLTAADVRELLG; encoded by the coding sequence ATGAACGCATCCCAGCCTCGCCCCGAAGCCTCGCCCGCGGGCCCAGCAGCACAGCCGCAGGCTGGCGCGGGGTGGCGGGCGCAACTCGAACGGCTCGTGACGCAGCAGCCCGAAGACCGCTCGCAGCAAGAAGCCCTGAACCCCGAGGCGGGGCCAACGGCCCAGCTGGCATTGCAGTTTGAACGACGCGAGCTGATTCCGCGCACGGCAGATCGCTGGAACGGACCCACTTCGCGATCGGTGAAGCCCGGGCAAGAAGCGGGCAGTGATGTCTACCGTCTCGCCACGCGGCCCGCGCTGCGCACAGCGCGTGGGTGGGCGCGCGGCAATCTGACCTGGTCAAACATTGGGCACCAGGGGAGTCGGCTCAACCTCGACGACGCGCAGCAGCGATGGTTTCGGCAGATCTTTGCGCTGCACCGTGCCGCCACGGTCATCACTGTCGGCCAAGACGCCAATTGGATGTTTCTCGACGACTTTGTGAGCCCTGCCCTCTGGGCGCTGCTGCACCAAGCTGATGAGCTGGGGATCGCGCTCGTCGCTGCGGGGCCGCACACGCCCGTGCAGCTGCATGCGAGTGCCGAGCTGACCCTCGACGCAGCCACTGGCCCTGAGGGGGCGCTCACACTGCAGCCCCGGCTGAGTCTCGACGGCGAACCCGCGACGCTACGGGGAAGCGGCGCGATTGCCGACCACGGCCTGTACACCGCAAGCTCAGAGGCCGCTCGCGAGATTCATCTCGCTCCGGTGGCCGGGGGATTGAGCGCGGCCGAAATCTCGCTGCTCACCGCAGGGACAGCAAAGCGAGAAGCGCTGGAGTTTGTGGTGCCCGCTGCCGAGCGCGAGGCCTTTCTCGCTGACGGGCTCCCAGCGCTGCGGCAGCGTTTTCAGATCGGCAGCGCAGACAGCTCGGCGGCGTTACCGGCCCCGCTGCCCCGCACCGCGCGCCTCACCGCAGCGTGGCGCAACGGTCACCGCTTGACCCTGAGCTGGAGCCTCACCGGCGATGCCGGGGCGCCCGCCCCACAGCTGGCAAGGCTGTTACCGAGCGAACTCATTGACGCCGAGCTCATTCCGGCGGAGTGGGCCGCCGAAGCACCTAACTCCCCAGAGCTCCCCGGCCCCGTCGAACTGCGCGGTGCCGACGCCGCTGAGTTTTTGCACCGGGCCGTGCCCGCGCTCGAACACATCGAAGGCATCGAGGTGCGCGTCACGGGCAACGCCCCGGCATACCGCAGCGAAACGGCAACTCCCAAGCTCACCGTCACCACGGTGCCCAGCGAGAAAGAGGACTGGTTCGACCTCGGCGTGCTCATCACGGTCGACGGCAAAACGGTTCCCTTTGCGCTGCTGTTTCGCGCACTGGCGAAGGGCGCGAAGAAGCTGCTGCTCATCGATCACTCGTACCTGTACCTCAACCATCCCGCGTTCGCACCGCTGGCCGAGCTCATCGCCGAGGGGCAAGATCTTGACGAGTGGGACGCCGGAATCAGGCTCAGTCGACACCAGGCGGCCTTTCTGGCCGGCTTCGAAGACGTTGCCGAGGAGTCTGCCGCAGCCACGCAGTGGCGCGCGCTCGTACGCGGTCTACATAACGAGTATCCCGAGCCTGTCGAGGTGCCCGGCGGCATCAAGGCTGAGCTGCGCCCGTATCAACGCGCAGGCTTCCACTGGCTCGCGTTCCTCTGGCGCAACCGGCTCGGAGGCATTCTGGCCGACGACATGGGGCTCGGTAAAACGCTGCAGTGCCTCACCCTGATCACCTGGGCAAAGGAGGGGGCGCACCGCCCCGACTCCGCAAGTACTATTGCCCCCGAGCGCCGCCCGTTTCTCGTGGTTGCCCCCACCTCGGTGATGAGCAACTGGGCGGCCGAAGCTGAACGGTTCGCGCCCGGCTTGCGGGTGCGGGTGCGCACGGCCACCGAGGCGACCTCGGGTCGCTCCGTGCGGGCAGACGCGGCCGAAGCTGACCTGATCGTCACGAGCTATGCGCTTTTCAGGCTCGATTACGAGAAGTACCGCGCGGCTGCTGAAGATCCGGATCAGGGGATCGCCGGCCTCATTCTCGATGAGGCCCAGTTTGTGAAGAACGGGCATGCGGTCGGCAACGAACTCGCCGAGCAGTTGCCGGTGGCGTGGAAGCTCGCGGTCACGGGCACCCCGATGGAGAACTCGCTGCGTGAGCTGCACTCGATCGCCAAGATCGTGGCACCGGGCCTGTTTCCTTCGGCCCGGAAGTTTGAGGAAGTGTATGTGCGCGCGATCGAGCGGCCGGTGGCCGGGGTATCGGTCGGCCGTGGCGCGGGGAGTGGGCCCGCGGCGCAGGGCGAGTTGCGGGCCACACGCATTGCTGAGCTGCGGCGTAAGCTTCAGCCGTTCATGCTGCGTCGCAGTAAAGACCTCGTGGCCACCGAGCTGCCCGAGAAGCAGGAACAGGTGCTTGAGATCGAGCTCGACCCGGCGCACCGGCAGCTCTATGATGCATTTTTGCAGCGCGAGCGGCAGAAACTGTACGGTCTGATCGCAGATCTCGACCGCCACAGGTTTACGGTCTTTCGCTCGCTTACCCTGCTGCGCATGCTCGCACTCGACGCCTCGCTCATCGACGACCAGTACGCCGAGCTGCCCTCGGCGAAGCTCGAGGCGCTCGCCGAGCACGCGGTCGAGCTTGCGCAAGAGGGGCGGCGCACGCTCGTCTTTAGCCAGTTCACGTCTTTCCTTGACCGGGCACGCACGCGCTTGGAACGTGCCGGTGTGCGCACGGTGACGCTCGACGGCAGCACCCGCGGCCGCGACGCGGTGATTGAGCAGTTTCGAGCGGGAGAAGCTGACGTGTTTCTCATCAGCCTGAAGGCCGGGGGAGTCGGGCTGAACCTCACCGAGGCCGACACGGTATTCCTGCTTGATCCGTGGTGGAACCCAGCGAGTGAGGCCCAAGCGATTGACCGGACCCACCGCATCGGGCAGCAAAAACCGGTGCACGTGCTCAGAATGATTGCGTTGGGCACGATCGAGGAGAAAGTGCTCGAACTCCAGCGTCGCAAACGCGCTCTGTTCGATGCCGTGGTCGACGACGAAGAACTCTTCGCGCAGGGACTGACGGCGGCTGACGTGCGTGAACTGCTGGGTTGA
- a CDS encoding SGNH/GDSL hydrolase family protein: MTTIDETPNTDDAPIELPWSRFVALGDSFTEGVGDLDADSPGGLRGWADRFADVLAGFGGDFSYANLAVRGKLIQQISDEQIAQALDLRPDLISICAGGNDVIRPGSDPDEVAAKLDEVVTRLKETGATIVMFTGVDTAFQPVFRTIRGKVAIFNENVRKVALKHDCIVVDQWAIAELQDSRYWADDRLHLNALGHHTIARTALTALGVPHDLEPLDPQPLPEHTWRAARKEDVVWAREHLVPWVIRRIKHVSSGDGITAKRPVPEHLSGARHSE, encoded by the coding sequence ATGACAACGATTGACGAGACGCCAAACACCGACGACGCACCGATCGAACTGCCGTGGTCGCGGTTTGTCGCATTGGGCGATTCGTTTACCGAGGGCGTTGGTGACCTCGACGCAGACAGCCCGGGCGGGTTGCGCGGCTGGGCTGACCGCTTCGCCGATGTGTTGGCCGGGTTCGGGGGCGATTTTTCGTACGCCAATCTCGCGGTGCGGGGCAAGCTGATTCAGCAGATCTCAGATGAGCAAATTGCGCAGGCGCTCGATCTGCGCCCTGATCTCATCAGCATCTGCGCGGGCGGCAACGATGTTATTCGCCCCGGATCAGACCCCGATGAGGTCGCCGCCAAGCTCGACGAAGTCGTTACCAGGCTGAAGGAGACCGGCGCCACCATTGTGATGTTCACCGGTGTCGACACAGCTTTCCAGCCGGTGTTTCGCACGATTCGCGGCAAGGTCGCGATCTTTAACGAGAACGTGCGCAAGGTGGCGTTGAAGCACGACTGCATCGTGGTGGATCAGTGGGCGATCGCCGAGCTGCAAGACAGCCGTTACTGGGCTGATGACCGCCTGCACTTGAACGCACTCGGGCATCACACCATCGCGCGCACCGCGCTGACCGCGCTCGGGGTGCCCCACGATCTTGAACCGCTCGACCCGCAGCCCCTCCCCGAGCACACTTGGCGTGCGGCGCGCAAGGAAGATGTGGTGTGGGCTCGCGAGCATCTCGTGCCATGGGTGATCAGGCGCATCAAGCATGTGTCGTCGGGCGACGGCATCACAGCGAAGCGGCCGGTGCCTGAGCATCTGTCGGGCGCGCGGCACTCAGAGTAG
- a CDS encoding alpha/beta hydrolase, with protein sequence MQLATSSLIDPAVLPLIAESREFYAHRRPGRGPSSLGELILIREATPTPVECTPTPSVETVNADGRSVRVRIHTPMGRPATGVILEIHTGGFYLGSAAGSDVRNRRLVDALGVAVVSVDYRLAPEDPWPAAPDDCETAALWLAEHAEARFGTSRLLITGFSAGSTLAAATLIRLRDRGNHAFCGAVLQCGTYDLSAQTPAGRLIEDEYFLGAYAGSAPDRTNPDISPVFAELKHLPPTLIVIGEDDILFGDNLAMSVRLLAAGVEVDLNVYPASPHAFTGHATSMAQAALNDIDKWLRDRLAMTG encoded by the coding sequence ATGCAGCTTGCAACTTCTTCTCTGATCGATCCGGCAGTCTTGCCTCTCATTGCAGAGTCTCGCGAGTTCTATGCGCACCGGCGTCCTGGCCGGGGCCCCAGCAGTCTCGGCGAGCTCATTCTGATCCGTGAAGCGACCCCTACACCCGTCGAATGCACGCCGACTCCGTCGGTAGAGACAGTGAACGCTGATGGCCGTAGCGTACGTGTGCGAATCCACACGCCAATGGGGCGACCCGCCACGGGCGTGATCTTGGAGATACACACGGGCGGCTTTTATCTTGGGTCCGCGGCGGGCAGCGACGTTCGGAATCGTCGCCTTGTGGACGCGCTGGGTGTCGCTGTCGTGAGCGTGGACTATCGGCTCGCGCCAGAAGATCCGTGGCCAGCGGCCCCTGACGATTGCGAGACGGCCGCACTATGGCTCGCGGAGCACGCCGAAGCACGGTTCGGCACGTCTCGGCTATTGATAACTGGATTCTCGGCGGGATCCACCCTGGCGGCAGCAACTCTGATTCGGCTCCGAGATCGTGGGAATCATGCATTTTGCGGTGCGGTTTTGCAATGCGGGACGTACGACCTCTCGGCACAGACACCAGCAGGACGCCTCATTGAGGATGAGTACTTCCTCGGCGCATATGCAGGAAGCGCACCGGATCGCACGAATCCGGACATCTCGCCCGTCTTTGCCGAGTTAAAGCACCTCCCGCCGACTCTGATTGTGATCGGCGAGGATGACATCCTCTTCGGGGACAACCTCGCAATGAGCGTAAGACTGCTCGCGGCCGGCGTCGAGGTGGATCTGAATGTTTACCCAGCGTCACCTCATGCGTTCACCGGTCATGCAACCTCCATGGCGCAAGCGGCGCTGAACGACATTGACAAGTGGCTTCGGGACAGGCTTGCGATGACTGGCTGA